GCGAATCCCCGACCTTGACATGTAGAGAATGGGAGACAGTTGTCAGCATCTGCGTTGGTGTTGCAGCCGGACGTGTGGCTGTGATAGCAGGCACAGGCACAAACTGCACAGCAACTTCTGTtgaaaagacaaaaagagCTCAGGAATTAGGTGCAGATGCAGCCCTTGTTGTAACACCTTATTACAACAAGCCTACACAAGCAGCTCTAGTTGAGCACTACCGTACAATTGCGGCTGCCGTACCTGACTTCCCAATCATCACCTACAATGTGCCAGGCCGGACAGCGTGTGATCTACTGCCGGAGACGATCGCGAAAATTGCAACGGAAGCGCAAAACGTCATTGGAAACAAAGAAGCATCAGGGAACTTCGAGAGATTCAAAGCCCAGAGGAAACTCCTCGGCCCTGCCTTCAGGATTTTCAGTGGAGAAGACTGCCAGAGCTGCGAAGCCATGCTCGCGGGAGCGTGTGACGGAGTAATCAGCGTCACAAGCAATATAGTGCCGCGACAGATGCATTACATGTGCCAGTTGGCTCTCAGAGGAGATCGAGAAAAGGCCAAACAAATTGATGGCCAACTCATGGGTCTCCACAAGAACCTCTTCTGCGAGCCGAACCCAACGGCGTCAAAGTGGCTTCTAGCGGAACTCGGAAGGATTCCGCCGGGTATTCGCCTTCCCTTACTTCCTCTTTCAGCATGTTATCACGACACAGTCAGAAATGCCCTCAAGGAGGCACAAAATGCTCAGGTGCCCGTTGAGCGTGTATGCGTTCTTAGAAAGGAGCAACCGGACTTGGGTGCGTTGCGTCATGTACCTGTGTCAGATGAGAACAACGCATGAAACCAGTAATGGACCATGGGATTGGTTTGCTTGCCGTCCAAACTTTGATTCAGACAACAGTAGGAATCAATGCTGGTTCATGCACGGGGGAAATACATGCAAGAACGCAGCGCGTATGCAGGGACCAGCTACAAGCCGTCGCAAACAGAACGTGTTCAACTTTGACACGGGGCGGCATCCGCATTTGGTTGTGTTCATTTTGTCAAATGCTTTGACTTGAACAACAACATTTGTGTCGTTAGATCCTTGCTGTGTCCCGTCTACCCTGAGGCGACCTCGCCCGTGTGCATCGTTGTTTACGTTTAGTAGGAAC
This window of the Toxoplasma gondii ME49 chromosome VI, whole genome shotgun sequence genome carries:
- a CDS encoding dihydrodipicolinate synthase (encoded by transcript TGME49_242300), with amino-acid sequence MTSCRPEYKKEMSTLQGSLVALVTPMKAEPPHELDVEALKRLVEWHIGEGTDAIVATGTTGESPTLTCREWETVVSICVGVAAGRVAVIAGTGTNCTATSVEKTKRAQELGADAALVVTPYYNKPTQAALVEHYRTIAAAVPDFPIITYNVPGRTACDLLPETIAKIATEAQNVIGNKEASGNFERFKAQRKLLGPAFRIFSGEDCQSCEAMLAGACDGVISVTSNIVPRQMHYMCQLALRGDREKAKQIDGQLMGLHKNLFCEPNPTASKWLLAELGRIPPGIRLPLLPLSACYHDTVRNALKEAQNAQVPVERVCVLRKEQPDLGALRHVPVSDENNA